AGTCCGCCCTGTAAATAGGGGATGGGTCGGAATAGGTAAACAGAGCTTTGTCCGAACGTGGGGTTGAGCTTACGTGCATGTCGTAGGCCTTGTTGAGCCAGCGTACGGTGAGTTCCTTGACCGTGGCGAGGTATTCGTTGTAATTGCGGAGTTGTTCAATCCATTTGTTATTGTACAAGTCGCGGGCTTCGCCGTAAGCGTTTACGCGAGATACCCAGATTTCGAAATCTTCGCCGGCAAGTTTCCCGTTAAAATGGTTGTAGTGTGAATCGATGATTCCGTTTTGTCCGTAATCCACTTCGCCGCTGCATGCTCCGTCGGATACGCAGCCGGTTCCGACGAGTTCGTCTGTCCACTTGCCGTCCATGTCCATATAGTAGAAGTCAACCGCCCAGACCTGGTAGCCGGTGATTTTTCCATCGCCGGGGAATGCCGCCCTGCCGTCGGATTCTCTGGCAAAGTATTCCATTCGTGCAAAAGGCAGATTGCCTATAAGGATGACTCCCGCTAATGGAGCTTTGGATTTGTCTTCCCAGGATTCCTTGATGGCGGCCTTCAGTTCGGCAGCGGTGCTTTTCTGTTTAAATTTGGGGCTTGTACTGAGAGTTGTAGAGTCAAGGACTAATGCGGCCGGGAACGACTTGATATCTATCTTGAAGTTGAATTCCTTTTCGACGGCGCCGGCGTATTTCTGCGCTGCTGCAAGTACGTCTGCATCTTTGTAAAGATCTTCGTCAATGTAAATTTCGGCGCGTCTTTGCTCTGCTGCTGTACAAAAAACACAAAGTGCGCACAAAATAGTGCTGATTCTAGAAAATAAATTCATGGCTCCTCCTTGTTTACCGCAATAAGTTTTTTGAAAAATAGAATTTATGAAGAACAAAAAGAAACGCGCTCCTTTTTAGAGAGCGCCTTTTAAATATTTGGGTTTGAAACTGTCATTTTTTCTATATGGCACTCCTTCGGAGTGCATATAGTATGGCTCGGCCATGCCAAAAACATAATGTTTTTGTCGCGGCTCTCGCCTTTTGACGCCTATGGCGTCCGTGGCTTCGGTTTGGCAATATGGGCAAACAAGTTTGCCCATGCTGGGCTCACCTCGCACACTTTTTCTATATTTACACCGGAAAATTTTAAAAAGGAATAAAAATGCGTTCTTTTAAATTTGTTTCTCGCGGTATCCTGACGGTCGCTATGGCTGCCGGTATCGCTTCTGCTCAGTTGTTGAATACCAAAAGCATGGACGTGATTCGCGTCGAAAAGGTCGGTATTTCTGCCGGTAAGATTGATAGCCTTGCCAAGATGCTCGGTGAACAGCAGCTCCGCGGCAAGAAGATTGATGACAAGACCATGACTCAGCTTCGTTACGCCGTGATTGACAACCTGGTTGGCCAGGAACTCATCAAGCTCGAAGCCAAGAAGATGGGTATCAAGGTTTCTCAGGGCAAGGTCGACAGCTTGACCAAGCTCTTCAAGTCCCAGTTCCCGAGCGAAGACGCCTTCCAGAAGGAACTCAAGAAGTCTAACACCACCATGGCCCAGTTCAAGGAAAAGATCGAAGACCAGCTGAAGAGCGAAAAGATTCTTGAACAGAAGGTCCCGTATCCGAAGGATCCGACCGAAAAGCAGAAGGAAGCTTTCTGGGAACTCAACAAGACTAAAGTTGCCATTAACGATTCCATTAGCGGTGCCCGCATCGTGATTTACACCAAGGGCAAGTCCAAGCAGGAAATCGAAGACGCCAAGGTGATGTTGCAGGGCCTTGCCGCCCAGGTGCGCAGCAAGAAGGCTACCTTTGCCCAGCTCGCCGCCATGTACAGCGACGACCAGACCGCCAAGAAGACTGGCGGCGTGATGGCTAAGTTTGTTGCCAAGTCCAAGGGCGATGCTTTTGTGAAGGCCGTGAACAAGGTCAAGGTCGGCGAAATCACCGAACCGTATACCGACAAGGACGGTATCGCCATCTTCATGCTGACCGAAAAGAACGACGGCAAATACGAAAGCTACAAGCACCAGATCGACTACATTCTGCGTGTGCAGGCTGAACAGGATCGTCAGGCTCAGCTCAAGGCTTACCTCGATGGCCTCGGAAAGGTCTACAAGGTGCAGTACCTCGACGCGAAGTACACTCCTCCTCAGGCCATCGGCGGCAAGTAATGGCTTTTCAGACGACGCACACCGGGCTGATCGACTTGCGTACGCGCATCGACAAGCTCTGGGGGTATCTTTGACTTAGAAGCCAAGACCGAAGAACTCTACGTTTTGGAAAAGGACTCCGCTGACCCGAACCTGTGGAATGACCAGGAAAAGGCGCAGTCCATGATGAAAAAAATCGGCAATCTGCGCGCTCTGCTGGACTCGTGGAAAGAAGTCTCGCAGACATGCGACGACCTCGCCGAACTTTACGAAATGAGCAAGGCGGAAGAATCCGCCGACCTGACGGCATCTATCGATTCCGATATCGCTGAACTCAAATCGAAAATCGAGGCGATGGAATTCAAGAAAATGCTGAACGGTCCGGATGATGCTTGCAGTTGCTTGCTGTCGATTCATCCGGGCGCAGGTGGCACCGAGTCGCAGGACTGGGCGCTCATGCTCTTCCGCATGTACACGCATTTCTTTGAACGCGAAAACATGGACTTCAAGGTGGTCGACTTCCAGGAAGCGGAAGACGCTGGCCTTAAGAGTGCGACGATCGAAGTCACTTGTGAAAACGCTTACGGATTGCTCCGTTCGGAAATCGGCGTGCACCGTCTGGTGCGCATCAGCCCCTTCGATGCGAATGCCCGCCGCCACACGAGCTTTACCGCCGTGTACCTGTATCCGGAACACGAAGACATTGAATTCGATTTGGATATGGCAGACGTGCGCGTGGATACCTACCGCAGTAGCGGTGCCGGTGGTCAGTACATCAACAAGACGGACTCCGCCGTGCGTATGACGCACTTGCCGACAGGTATTATGGCGAGCTGCCAGACCGAACGTAGCCAGATTCAGAACCGCGAAACCTGCTACAAGATGCTCAAGACCATGGTCGCCGAACATTATCGCTTGGAAGAAGAAGCCAAGCGTGATGCCCGTATGGCCGAAAAGAAAAAGGTAGAATGGGGTAGCCAGATTCGTAGCTACGTGCTGCAGCCTTACCAGTTGGTGAAGGACCTGCGCACCGGCGTCGAAACCTCGGATACCGCAGGCGTGCTCGACGGCAAAATCAAGCCGTTCATCAACGCGTACCTGCTCAGCACCAGCGAAGGGCAGAAGTAGTTTGCAGTTGGCTGTAGAAAGTTAGAAGTGGCGGGCAAAAGCCCGCCATTTTTCTTTTACTTCAAGTTGTACTTTTCCTTGAGGGCGATGCGCTCTTCTTCGGAAAGGCTCTTCAAATAGGACTTCCAGCCGGGGCAAAAGTTGATGTGGAACCGCCAGAAGCGCCCGATGAGGGACTTGGGATTCTTGTCGTATTGGGCACGGAATTTGCAATTTGCACAGGCCATAGTGTAGCTCCTTTTTTATAAACATAAAAAATCCCCCGCGAAAATGCGAGGGACTTTTCAATGCTTGGAGATCCCCGCCTTCGCGGGGATGACATTGGGTGAATTGACGCCTTCGGCGTCCGCCCTACGGCTCAAAAATAAAAGAGAAGTCCTTTGGACTTCTCTTTTGCTTTATTCGCCTTGTAGGCTATTACTTCACCTTGAGGGCGCCGCGTTCCAGCTTAATCGTGAAGTTCGTGACATCACAGACTTCAGATGGACCCCAGTACTGGATCGGACCCGGATAGGTGTAGGATTCAGTCTTGGCCCAGACTTCGCGGTTCTTGGCGAAGAACTTGAACGGAGCACCGTCGAGTTCAACGAGAGCCTTCTGGATCACCGGCTTGTCGGCACCGTGACGACGTTCGATGTTCATCATCATGGTGATAGGAATGCCACCGGCAGTCCACTTTTCGATACCCTTGGTCAGGTCACGCACAGAGCTCATGTAGCCGTTCATCTTGTTGAAGGCGAGCACAGAAGCGGTGTAACCGAGGCTGTAGCAGTAGTCGGCGTCGAAGTTCGACGGAGCGGCGCAGCGGCCTTCGTAACCGAAGAAGTGGTTGAGGGCGGAGAATTTACCCTTGAAGTTCTTGCGGCTCTTGAGTTCCTTCTTCACCATTTCGATGACGAGCTTTTCGGTTTCGATGAGGGAAACCTGCACGTTGCCGTGGCTGTCGCGGTCAAGCATCAGCTGACCCTGAGTGGTGGAGGGGAGGCTCTTGAGGACTTCGGCAGAAGCCTTGGAAATCCAGTTGCAGAGCTTTTCAACCTTAGCGGCGGTGTCGAGGCCTTCGACTTCCTTTTCGTGGTGGGCGAGGGCTTCAGAGAGTTCAGAAATGAGCACGCCGACATCCGGGATGAATTCGAGGAGGCCTTCCGGAATCAGGCAGACGCCGAAGTTCTTGCCGTCAGCAGCACGGGCAGCGACGATGTCTGCAACGTACTTGATGACCTGCTTCAGCTTCATCTTCTTGGCCTTGACTTCTTCAGAGATCAAGCAGATGTTCGGATGGGTCTGGAGAGCGGCTTCGAGAGCAATGTGAGAAGCGCTACGGCCCATGAGCTTGATGAAGTGCCAGTACTTCTGAGCGGAGTTGGCATCGCGCATGATGTTGCCGATGAGTTCGGAATAGGTCTTGACGGCGGTGTCGAAACCGAAGGAGGTTTCGATGTATTCGTTCTTGAGGTCGCCGTCGATGGTCTTCGGGCAGCCGCAAACCACGCAGCTTGCGCCGTTGGCCTGGAAGTATTCGCCGAGAACAGCAGCGTTGGTGTTGGAGTCGTCACCACCGATGATCACGATAGCGTCGAGCTTCTGAGCCTTGGCAACAGCCATGCACTTCTTGAACTGTTCTTCAGTTTCGAGCTTGGTACGGCCGGACTGGATGATGTCGAATCCACCGGTGTTGCGGTAGGAGTCCATGATCTTTTCGTTGATCACGATGAACTTGCCGTTTTCGAGGCCAGACGGACCGCCGAGGAAGCCGAGGAGCTTGGAATTCTTGCTGATGCTCTTGATACCGTCGAAGATACCTGCAATCACGTTGTGTCCACCAGGAGCCTGGCCACCGGAGAGCACCACGCCCACGTTGAGGGCCTTACCGGCAGCTGCCTTGGTAGCCTTCTTCATGGAAATGTAGGGAGCGCCGTAGGTGTTCGGGAACAGAGCCTTGATCTTGGCCTGGTCGCGGACGGATTCGGTAGCCTTACCCTTGTTGAGAGAGACCTTGAGAGCGCCGTCGCGGAGAGCGGCGGGGAGTTTCGGCTGGTAGGCCTTGCGGGCCTTGCCGAGGACGGACAGATTGTCAGCCATTGTATCTTCCTTTTGATTTTTCGACGGCTCGCATGTTGCGACGCACATCGGTTTTCGGGTTAAAAATTACGAGAGTAAATATAGTAAAAGGCGAACTCCACGCCAATACTGAAATTGAAAATCTATATTTGATGTGAATCATAAAACATGAGGTTAGGATTATGAAAAAGAGCTTTCTTGCTTTAGCTTTCTCATCCGTATTTTCAATTGCATTTGTGGCTTGCGGTGACAGCGGCTCCGATGCCGGCGATTCCGACAGCAACTGGAAAAAGAAAAGTTCTTCTGATCCGTCTACGTTTATCGATGCCCGCGACGGCGAAGAATATCGCACGGTGCGAATCGGTAACCAGCTTTGGATGGCCGAAAACCTGCGCTTTAACGACACTCTTTGGATGCCTTTCCTTATAGGCAGTTCTAAAGCCGATGAATTCGGCCGCCGTTATACTTATATCGCGGCAATGGGTAAGCAAGACTACATCGATTCTGGCTACAACGAAGGCATTTGCCCCATCGGCTGGCATTTGCCCTCTATGACCGAATTCGATGTCATGAAAAACTTTGTCAAGGAATTTTGCCCATCTGTGGATAGCTGCTTAAGGACTGCGGAAGGCTGGGAATATGCAGGCAACGACAGGTTCGGCTTCAATGCTCGGTATTCCTCTGAAATGCGCGGGGCTCATTATTGGACAAGTAACCCGGCAAACGGGGTGCGCATCAATTCTGAATACGGTTATTCTTACAGGTCTAACAGTACCGATGCCGTGATGTATGGCTTGCAGGATTCGTACAGCTATAATACTTTCAGTGCGGATTTTGATTCAAAGGGTAACATGAATTACGTCCGCTGCGTCAAGGGTAGCGAAGAAGACTCTGCTACAGCGATTAAAAACTATTTAAAGACTCGTGACGAAACGATTGAATACTTGAGCAGTTCTGCGGCGTACCAGGCTTACTTGAGTAGCAGTTCCGCAGCCGAATGGGCGAGGATTCAGCAGGGTGCAAAGGTTTATTTCAACGAAGCCCTTGACTATGGCTACTTTACCGACGAACGCGACAGCAACGTCTATGGATACCTGAAAATCGGCACCTACACCT
Above is a genomic segment from Fibrobacter sp. UWB5 containing:
- a CDS encoding peptidylprolyl isomerase; amino-acid sequence: MRSFKFVSRGILTVAMAAGIASAQLLNTKSMDVIRVEKVGISAGKIDSLAKMLGEQQLRGKKIDDKTMTQLRYAVIDNLVGQELIKLEAKKMGIKVSQGKVDSLTKLFKSQFPSEDAFQKELKKSNTTMAQFKEKIEDQLKSEKILEQKVPYPKDPTEKQKEAFWELNKTKVAINDSISGARIVIYTKGKSKQEIEDAKVMLQGLAAQVRSKKATFAQLAAMYSDDQTAKKTGGVMAKFVAKSKGDAFVKAVNKVKVGEITEPYTDKDGIAIFMLTEKNDGKYESYKHQIDYILRVQAEQDRQAQLKAYLDGLGKVYKVQYLDAKYTPPQAIGGK
- the prfB gene encoding peptide chain release factor 2 (programmed frameshift) → MAFQTTHTGLIDLRTRIDKLWGYLDLEAKTEELYVLEKDSADPNLWNDQEKAQSMMKKIGNLRALLDSWKEVSQTCDDLAELYEMSKAEESADLTASIDSDIAELKSKIEAMEFKKMLNGPDDACSCLLSIHPGAGGTESQDWALMLFRMYTHFFERENMDFKVVDFQEAEDAGLKSATIEVTCENAYGLLRSEIGVHRLVRISPFDANARRHTSFTAVYLYPEHEDIEFDLDMADVRVDTYRSSGAGGQYINKTDSAVRMTHLPTGIMASCQTERSQIQNRETCYKMLKTMVAEHYRLEEEAKRDARMAEKKKVEWGSQIRSYVLQPYQLVKDLRTGVETSDTAGVLDGKIKPFINAYLLSTSEGQK
- a CDS encoding diphosphate--fructose-6-phosphate 1-phosphotransferase; amino-acid sequence: MADNLSVLGKARKAYQPKLPAALRDGALKVSLNKGKATESVRDQAKIKALFPNTYGAPYISMKKATKAAAGKALNVGVVLSGGQAPGGHNVIAGIFDGIKSISKNSKLLGFLGGPSGLENGKFIVINEKIMDSYRNTGGFDIIQSGRTKLETEEQFKKCMAVAKAQKLDAIVIIGGDDSNTNAAVLGEYFQANGASCVVCGCPKTIDGDLKNEYIETSFGFDTAVKTYSELIGNIMRDANSAQKYWHFIKLMGRSASHIALEAALQTHPNICLISEEVKAKKMKLKQVIKYVADIVAARAADGKNFGVCLIPEGLLEFIPDVGVLISELSEALAHHEKEVEGLDTAAKVEKLCNWISKASAEVLKSLPSTTQGQLMLDRDSHGNVQVSLIETEKLVIEMVKKELKSRKNFKGKFSALNHFFGYEGRCAAPSNFDADYCYSLGYTASVLAFNKMNGYMSSVRDLTKGIEKWTAGGIPITMMMNIERRHGADKPVIQKALVELDGAPFKFFAKNREVWAKTESYTYPGPIQYWGPSEVCDVTNFTIKLERGALKVK
- a CDS encoding FISUMP domain-containing protein, whose amino-acid sequence is MKKSFLALAFSSVFSIAFVACGDSGSDAGDSDSNWKKKSSSDPSTFIDARDGEEYRTVRIGNQLWMAENLRFNDTLWMPFLIGSSKADEFGRRYTYIAAMGKQDYIDSGYNEGICPIGWHLPSMTEFDVMKNFVKEFCPSVDSCLRTAEGWEYAGNDRFGFNARYSSEMRGAHYWTSNPANGVRINSEYGYSYRSNSTDAVMYGLQDSYSYNTFSADFDSKGNMNYVRCVKGSEEDSATAIKNYLKTRDETIEYLSSSAAYQAYLSSSSAAEWARIQQGAKVYFNEALDYGYFTDERDSNVYGYLKIGTYTWMTENLRYYFNTDSNCDSYLSCYMFNKKKQDTLYYYKVGLTYSSAQKKKACPAGWHLPSSDEWKDLLATAATTGALLANDGVWNSIMMNPTNATGFTMVATNKDYDGFQKPGSGNDAQFWASDERSFESITIDTIYVEYATEVPVDTLPADTIVVDSTTAPDSVEIKDPEMKFFLDTTYTMNHREYVVKQSFLSGFEVFPVDSGDYHNSSNIRCVMDY